In a genomic window of Candidatus Moraniibacteriota bacterium:
- a CDS encoding GtrA family protein, translating into MNSNKKLKYKKMESPPGVTLTKRDYFLVSFIGLSFALFSIPILKNINLPFLKLNLITVLFLVIFFVIFANLALWIASIIGRRIPIAFQFAKFGAVGAFNTFLDWGVLNILIALTGTAAGIGYTVFKGISFIVANISSYLWNKHWTFGSQETANAQEMGKFFGVSVIGLIINISLASIVVNVIGPQAGMSPERWANVGALLATVVSLIWNFVGYKLWVFRK; encoded by the coding sequence ATGAACAGCAATAAAAAATTAAAATACAAAAAAATGGAAAGTCCACCAGGTGTAACCTTAACCAAGAGAGATTATTTTCTAGTTTCTTTTATCGGATTATCATTTGCGCTTTTCTCAATTCCGATTCTCAAAAACATTAACCTGCCTTTTCTTAAATTAAATTTGATAACTGTACTATTTCTTGTAATATTTTTCGTAATTTTTGCCAACCTTGCTTTATGGATAGCTTCAATTATTGGCCGAAGGATACCGATTGCCTTTCAGTTTGCAAAGTTTGGAGCTGTTGGTGCTTTTAATACTTTTTTGGATTGGGGAGTTTTAAATATTCTAATCGCTCTAACAGGAACTGCTGCCGGCATTGGCTATACCGTTTTTAAAGGCATTTCTTTCATCGTCGCTAATATCAGCAGTTATCTTTGGAACAAACATTGGACGTTTGGATCGCAAGAAACCGCCAACGCGCAAGAAATGGGAAAATTCTTCGGGGTTAGTGTTATAGGACTAATAATAAACATTTCTCTCGCCTCCATAGTCGTTAATGTTATTGGGCCTCAGGCCGGTATGTCTCCCGAGCGCTGGGCTAATGTTGGAGCACTACTTGCTACTGTTGTCTCGCTCATTTGGAATTTCGTAGGATATAAGCTCTGGGTGTTCAGAAAATGA
- a CDS encoding archease, giving the protein MKSYKLLPHTADTRLYVESDTLAGLFEAALEGMSNIIKSSPPKAGPPLAEKIKNRDNKPEIVKGINLTAPDTTSLLIDFLSEVLTYSQEEKAVFRKADIEKLTDTGLETNVYGKKVDGFDEDIKAVTYHEAEIKKNEKGNYETVIIFDI; this is encoded by the coding sequence ATGAAATCATATAAATTGCTGCCTCACACGGCCGATACGCGGCTTTACGTGGAATCCGATACTTTGGCGGGTCTTTTTGAAGCGGCACTGGAGGGGATGAGTAATATAATTAAAAGTTCCCCGCCAAAGGCGGGTCCGCCTCTGGCGGAAAAAATAAAAAATAGAGACAATAAGCCGGAAATTGTTAAGGGTATAAACTTAACAGCGCCAGATACAACGTCGCTTCTTATTGATTTTCTTTCCGAGGTTTTGACTTATTCCCAGGAAGAAAAAGCGGTCTTTAGAAAAGCGGACATAGAAAAATTAACCGACACCGGTCTTGAAACCAATGTCTATGGGAAAAAAGTTGATGGATTTGATGAGGATATCAAAGCAGTTACTTACCACGAAGCGGAGATAAAGAAGAATGAGAAAGGAAACTATGAAACAGTAATAATTTTCGATATTTAA
- a CDS encoding RtcB family protein, giving the protein MRVPARIYATGKMLDDIGRDRSLEQLINVTTLPGIQKNALVMPDAHEGYGFPIGGVAVTHYPDGVISPGGIGYDINCGVRLLKSNLYYEDARNYLSQLADELYKTIPSGVGRGGKLKLNSRELDEVLAGGVGWAVKKGYGEKEDMEHIESSGSLPEARPETVFKHAKNRGRDQLGTLGAGNHFLEIDRVDEIFDEDCAKAFGLYLNQIVILIHTGSRGLGHQVATDYIRIMNKAMPKYKISVPDRELVCVPFKSPEGQDYFSAMAAAANFAWTNRQLITWGIRKSWKKVLGNPGGELSILYDVAHNIAKIEEHTIMKHETCNTKQKLIVHRKGATRAFPEQPVIIPGSMGTASYVLVGTHTAMQETFGSTCHGAGRAMSRHAAKRSVDAGKLKRELEKKGIYVQAGSIRGLAEEAPQAYKDIDEVVNVVHNVGIALKVAKLRPLVVIKG; this is encoded by the coding sequence ATGCGCGTTCCGGCGCGGATTTACGCTACCGGAAAAATGCTGGACGATATTGGTCGCGACCGGTCACTGGAGCAATTAATAAACGTAACAACTCTTCCTGGCATCCAAAAGAATGCCTTAGTTATGCCGGACGCTCATGAGGGTTACGGGTTTCCCATTGGCGGAGTAGCAGTGACTCACTATCCGGATGGCGTTATTTCTCCCGGCGGCATTGGCTATGATATCAACTGTGGAGTGCGGCTCCTGAAATCAAATCTTTATTACGAGGATGCCAGAAATTATCTTAGTCAATTAGCTGATGAATTATATAAAACAATTCCCTCCGGTGTCGGGCGGGGAGGAAAATTAAAACTCAACAGCCGGGAATTGGATGAGGTCCTGGCCGGTGGTGTTGGCTGGGCAGTTAAAAAAGGATACGGAGAAAAAGAAGATATGGAGCACATTGAGTCCAGTGGATCGCTTCCCGAAGCGCGGCCGGAAACGGTCTTCAAACATGCCAAAAATAGAGGAAGAGATCAATTGGGAACCCTGGGAGCGGGAAACCATTTTTTGGAAATAGACAGAGTAGATGAAATATTTGATGAAGATTGTGCCAAGGCCTTCGGTTTATATCTTAATCAAATAGTCATTCTGATCCATACTGGCTCGCGCGGACTTGGCCATCAAGTGGCAACTGATTACATTCGAATAATGAACAAAGCAATGCCGAAATATAAAATTTCCGTTCCGGACAGAGAGTTAGTATGCGTGCCTTTTAAGTCACCGGAAGGTCAGGATTATTTTTCGGCAATGGCAGCGGCGGCTAATTTCGCCTGGACAAATAGACAGCTTATCACTTGGGGAATAAGAAAATCCTGGAAAAAAGTTTTAGGAAACCCGGGCGGTGAACTTTCAATTTTATACGATGTAGCGCACAATATTGCCAAAATAGAAGAACACACTATCATGAAACATGAAACATGTAACACGAAACAAAAATTAATTGTTCATAGGAAGGGGGCGACACGGGCTTTCCCGGAGCAACCTGTGATTATCCCAGGTAGTATGGGTACTGCCTCATATGTTTTAGTAGGAACACATACTGCGATGCAAGAAACTTTCGGCTCAACTTGCCACGGGGCGGGAAGAGCAATGTCGCGCCACGCTGCTAAGCGAAGCGTTGACGCCGGGAAACTTAAACGCGAACTGGAAAAAAAAGGGATTTATGTCCAGGCAGGATCCATACGCGGGCTTGCCGAAGAAGCGCCACAGGCCTATAAAGATATAGATGAAGTAGTAAACGTCGTCCACAACGTCGGAATTGCTCTTAAAGTCGCAAAATTGCGTCCCCTGGTAGTTATTAAGGGCTAG
- a CDS encoding PD-(D/E)XK nuclease family protein → MKNNNPIRLSPTTGLNLFAECPRCFWLHYNKGVHRPRGIFPSLPSGMDLVIKDYFDQYRGSLPPELSGKVEGVLMPDKKLMNRWRNWRTGLEYRDEKLNAVLFGAMDDCLLEDGKYIPLDYKTRGSSPKDGDSERYYRLQLSSYLLLLQSNGFPVGEEAYLVYYYPQKVESGGIVKFNVKPVRIAASAELAKETFESAVKFLQGPLPKHHSSCEYCCWNKDLLEFD, encoded by the coding sequence ATGAAAAACAATAATCCTATTCGTCTTTCTCCCACTACCGGACTTAATTTGTTTGCCGAATGCCCGCGGTGTTTTTGGCTGCATTATAACAAGGGAGTGCACCGTCCGCGGGGAATTTTTCCTTCGCTTCCTAGTGGAATGGATTTGGTAATCAAGGATTACTTTGACCAGTATCGCGGATCGCTCCCTCCGGAACTTTCCGGAAAAGTGGAAGGAGTGCTTATGCCGGATAAAAAACTTATGAACCGCTGGCGCAACTGGCGTACGGGGTTGGAATACCGCGACGAAAAATTAAACGCAGTTCTATTCGGTGCGATGGATGATTGTCTTCTAGAAGACGGAAAATATATTCCGCTGGACTATAAGACCAGGGGAAGTAGTCCTAAAGACGGTGACAGCGAGAGATATTATCGGCTGCAGTTAAGTTCATATCTTTTGCTTTTGCAGTCCAATGGTTTTCCGGTAGGCGAGGAGGCGTATCTCGTTTATTATTATCCCCAAAAAGTTGAAAGCGGCGGCATCGTCAAATTTAACGTTAAGCCGGTGAGAATTGCTGCCAGCGCGGAACTGGCCAAGGAAACTTTCGAATCGGCGGTAAAATTTCTCCAGGGGCCTTTGCCTAAACATCATTCCAGTTGCGAGTATTGCTGCTGGAACAAGGACCTGCTGGAATTTGATTGA
- a CDS encoding phosphomannose isomerase type II C-terminal cupin domain codes for MSNYDKQKDESMKPITKRPWGEFEILDRFFSDEPGSKTEIVIKRISVNPGSKLSLQSHAQRSEQWNVVSGKGEFIIGDKKISVKVGDCAYVPQGEKHHMINSDNVKSLVVVEVDRGLFDEDDIVRYEDDYGRV; via the coding sequence ATAAGTAATTATGACAAACAAAAGGATGAATCAATGAAACCTATAACGAAAAGGCCTTGGGGAGAATTTGAAATACTGGACCGTTTTTTTTCAGATGAGCCAGGAAGTAAAACTGAAATCGTAATAAAAAGAATTTCTGTCAATCCTGGCAGTAAACTTTCTTTGCAGTCGCACGCGCAACGCTCCGAACAATGGAATGTAGTCTCCGGGAAAGGAGAATTCATTATTGGTGATAAAAAAATTTCTGTGAAAGTCGGTGATTGCGCTTATGTGCCTCAAGGCGAAAAACATCATATGATCAACAGTGATAATGTAAAATCGCTTGTGGTTGTCGAGGTTGACAGGGGACTTTTTGATGAGGATGATATTGTTCGATATGAAGATGACTACGGACGCGTATAG
- a CDS encoding MGMT family protein has product MKERAGKRNSTFKDRVLKVVARIPRGRVLTYREVAKRASSPRAWRAVGSILNKNYDPKIVCHRVIRSDGKIGGYNRGTKNKISLLQKEGVKI; this is encoded by the coding sequence ATGAAAGAAAGAGCGGGAAAAAGAAATAGTACATTTAAGGACAGGGTTTTAAAAGTTGTGGCCCGCATCCCCAGAGGAAGAGTTTTAACCTACCGGGAAGTAGCCAAGCGGGCGAGTAGTCCGCGCGCCTGGCGGGCGGTAGGCAGCATCCTAAATAAAAATTACGATCCTAAAATTGTCTGCCATCGGGTGATTCGCTCGGACGGAAAAATCGGGGGATATAACAGAGGAACGAAGAATAAAATTAGTCTTTTACAAAAAGAAGGTGTTAAGATTTAA
- the dnaX gene encoding DNA polymerase III subunit gamma/tau: MSTTLYRKYRPQTFAEIVGQKPVVQTLSNAVKHNRIGQAYLFAGPRGTGKTTLARIFAKAVNCANLLGKERDASKLSIRRSPAEAGKNPKKDFEPCNQCDICKNINEGRSLDIIEIDAASNTGVDNIRELRETVKLPPTQARFKVYIIDEAHMLSTGAFNALLKTLEEPPAHVIFILATTAIHKIPETIISRCQRFDFARLSLEQIIKKLSFIANQEKIEIEKNALEMIALAAEGGMRDAESLLAQIISFEDKSITSKEVEEILGTTGHQSVEKMAGFILEKNAAGALSLINKLSDDGVNLEVFYKSLLNYLRQLMLVSVDLDLAHLFSLELTAEQIKTLELQAHSSSSQEILHIINCLIETRQTVRFSFIPQLPLELAVIKATQEETISNKEKAESREYEKGNMKQEAGIILPACPSCRRDGKAGNQELEVKSEEARKRGVAEKISNERTEIPADLTIELVESKWNELLREIRKYNHSLVALLSNCQPVEIKENKIIIATRYIFYKDKLNESKSRMRIEEVLEKILGAKVTTKFVTEEEAGIKIGSKKQEESAKRGSKDNPLLDEAMKIMGGRLVGDPPETGK; the protein is encoded by the coding sequence ATGTCTACCACTTTATACCGAAAATACCGCCCCCAGACATTTGCTGAAATCGTCGGCCAAAAGCCCGTCGTTCAGACGCTTTCCAATGCGGTGAAGCACAATCGCATCGGTCAGGCCTACCTTTTTGCCGGTCCTCGCGGGACAGGAAAAACGACACTGGCGCGAATTTTTGCCAAAGCCGTTAATTGTGCCAATTTGCTCGGCAAGGAACGAGACGCAAGCAAATTGAGCATCCGCCGAAGCCCGGCGGAAGCGGGTAAAAATCCTAAAAAAGATTTCGAACCCTGCAACCAATGCGATATTTGTAAGAACATAAACGAAGGCCGATCCCTTGATATCATTGAAATTGACGCCGCCTCAAATACCGGAGTGGACAACATCCGGGAATTAAGAGAAACCGTAAAGCTTCCTCCCACGCAGGCGAGATTTAAGGTCTATATTATTGACGAGGCGCACATGCTTTCCACCGGAGCATTCAATGCTCTCCTGAAGACCCTGGAAGAACCACCGGCTCATGTCATTTTCATTCTGGCCACCACCGCCATCCACAAAATTCCGGAAACAATAATATCGCGCTGCCAGCGGTTTGATTTTGCCCGGCTTTCGCTGGAGCAGATTATCAAAAAACTTTCCTTTATTGCTAATCAGGAAAAAATTGAAATTGAAAAGAATGCTTTGGAAATGATTGCCTTGGCGGCCGAAGGAGGAATGCGCGACGCTGAATCATTGCTTGCCCAAATTATCTCCTTTGAGGACAAAAGCATTACTTCCAAGGAAGTTGAGGAAATATTGGGAACAACGGGGCATCAGTCAGTTGAAAAAATGGCCGGATTTATTCTGGAAAAAAACGCCGCCGGGGCGCTATCTCTGATCAATAAGCTTTCTGATGACGGCGTCAACCTGGAAGTGTTTTACAAATCGCTTTTGAATTACCTCCGCCAGTTGATGCTTGTCTCCGTTGATCTAGATTTAGCTCATCTCTTTTCTCTGGAACTCACCGCCGAGCAAATTAAGACGTTGGAATTGCAAGCGCACTCCTCTTCCAGCCAGGAAATACTGCACATTATTAACTGCCTGATTGAGACCAGGCAAACGGTTCGATTCTCTTTTATTCCCCAGCTTCCGCTGGAGCTGGCGGTTATAAAGGCCACTCAGGAAGAGACAATAAGTAATAAAGAGAAAGCAGAAAGCAGGGAGTATGAAAAGGGAAATATGAAACAGGAAGCAGGAATCATCCTGCCTGCTTGTCCGTCCTGCAGGCGAGACGGCAAGGCAGGAAATCAAGAATTAGAAGTGAAGAGTGAAGAGGCAAGAAAAAGGGGAGTCGCCGAAAAAATCAGCAATGAAAGAACCGAGATACCTGCTGATTTGACGATTGAATTGGTGGAAAGCAAATGGAATGAGCTACTCCGGGAAATCAGAAAGTACAACCATTCGCTGGTAGCTCTTCTTTCCAACTGCCAGCCGGTGGAAATCAAAGAAAATAAAATTATAATTGCCACCCGCTACATCTTTTACAAAGACAAGCTCAACGAGAGCAAAAGCCGGATGAGAATTGAAGAAGTCCTTGAAAAGATTTTGGGCGCTAAAGTAACTACTAAGTTCGTCACGGAAGAAGAGGCGGGAATAAAGATAGGCAGTAAGAAGCAAGAAGAAAGCGCTAAGCGGGGTTCCAAAGACAATCCGCTGCTGGATGAAGCGATGAAGATAATGGGAGGTCGCCTCGTCGGCGACCCGCCAGAGACGGGTAAATAG
- a CDS encoding pesticidal protein Cry7Aa has protein sequence MVQVKDEGIILQATNLPFENEAVLNPTCIEANGITHMFYRAVRKGDLVSSIGYCQIDENGKIVNRLDHPILVPEHDFEKKGIEDPRIVFLDGIYYFFYTVYDRKNAMIAYATSKDLAHFEKHGIISAQFTYDEVEDLFRQSRVRERYQFFESVLKDRVGKDVFLWEKDAFIFPKKFNGKFALIHRVLPGIQVAYFNSFSELNDNYWRKYFVELDKYIILDPKYEFENRNIGGGAVPIETEDGWLLIYHAVEDSKYGKIYHASAALLNRDNPTQVIGRLRVPLFSPKEEWEKKGDVNNVVFPTGCVVRDGQLFIYYGAGDKLIAAKSINLKSLLSELKNDAILN, from the coding sequence ATGGTTCAAGTTAAAGACGAAGGAATTATTCTTCAGGCAACCAATTTGCCGTTTGAAAATGAAGCGGTGCTCAATCCGACGTGTATTGAAGCAAACGGAATTACGCATATGTTTTATCGAGCAGTGCGAAAGGGCGATCTTGTTTCTTCAATTGGATATTGTCAAATCGATGAGAATGGGAAAATAGTTAATCGACTTGATCATCCAATTTTGGTTCCTGAACATGACTTTGAAAAAAAAGGCATAGAAGATCCTCGCATCGTTTTTTTGGATGGAATATATTATTTTTTTTATACCGTCTATGACAGAAAAAATGCCATGATTGCCTATGCTACCAGCAAAGATCTTGCGCATTTTGAAAAACATGGAATTATTTCGGCGCAATTTACTTACGATGAAGTAGAAGATTTATTTAGACAGTCGAGAGTGCGAGAAAGATACCAATTTTTTGAATCAGTGCTGAAAGACCGAGTAGGGAAAGATGTTTTTCTGTGGGAAAAAGATGCGTTTATTTTTCCGAAAAAATTTAACGGAAAATTTGCTCTTATTCATCGAGTACTCCCTGGAATCCAGGTTGCTTATTTTAATTCATTTTCTGAGCTCAATGACAATTACTGGCGAAAATATTTTGTTGAACTTGATAAGTATATCATTCTTGATCCAAAGTATGAGTTTGAGAATCGCAACATCGGTGGCGGAGCGGTTCCTATTGAGACGGAGGATGGCTGGCTCCTGATTTATCATGCAGTAGAGGATTCAAAATACGGAAAAATTTATCATGCCAGTGCCGCGCTACTTAATCGCGATAATCCTACGCAAGTAATCGGCCGTTTGCGAGTGCCTCTTTTTTCTCCCAAAGAGGAATGGGAAAAAAAGGGGGATGTCAATAATGTAGTTTTTCCAACAGGCTGCGTTGTTCGCGACGGCCAACTTTTTATTTATTATGGAGCGGGCGACAAGCTCATTGCCGCCAAAAGTATTAATTTAAAAAGTTTACTTTCCGAATTGAAGAATGACGCTATTTTGAATTAA
- a CDS encoding nitroreductase family protein — translation MEFENVLRTRQSVRKFQGKEIPRETLQKILELASRAPSAGNLQAFKVVIIKDEAMRKKLSKAALDQQSVAEAPVNLVICAVPEESAAKYGERGRTLYAIQDATIFAAYIQLTATNLGLSSVWVGAFDEGKVSDILGLEENMIPLAIIPLGFSAEKPERKRRKGLEEIIHKEI, via the coding sequence ATGGAATTCGAAAATGTTTTAAGAACAAGGCAATCAGTGAGAAAGTTTCAGGGAAAAGAGATCCCGCGAGAGACCCTGCAAAAAATTTTGGAACTGGCCAGTCGCGCTCCTTCAGCCGGAAACCTACAGGCATTCAAGGTTGTAATTATAAAAGATGAAGCCATGCGAAAAAAGCTTTCGAAGGCCGCTTTGGATCAGCAATCAGTAGCAGAAGCACCTGTTAATTTGGTGATATGTGCGGTTCCTGAAGAATCAGCCGCCAAATACGGAGAACGGGGGAGAACGCTTTATGCCATCCAGGACGCTACTATATTTGCCGCTTATATTCAGCTAACAGCTACTAATCTTGGCCTTTCTTCCGTTTGGGTCGGAGCATTTGACGAAGGGAAAGTATCGGATATTTTGGGTCTGGAAGAAAATATGATACCGCTGGCCATAATTCCTTTGGGGTTTTCCGCTGAAAAGCCGGAAAGAAAAAGGAGGAAAGGCCTAGAAGAAATTATTCACAAAGAGATATGA